The segment TATTTCGAGCTCCCCAGCGAGCCGCCGCTGTGGCTGGGGGTCGCCGTGACAATGGTCGGGCTGCTGTTGTGCGCCGCCCGCAGCGCGGCGCCGGCGCTGCTCGCGATCGGCGTGACCCTGGCCGCCGGCGGCCTGGGCTTCGCCGCCGCGACGTGGCGGACGCACAGCGTCGCCGCGCCCGTGCTGGCGCGCGCCTACTTCGGCGCGGTCGAGGGCCGGGTGGTCGAGATCGGCATGCTCCCGGAAGGCCGCCGCGTGCTGCTCGATCAGGTCGTGCTGCGCGGCGTGAAGCGGACAGCCACGCCGCAGCGCGTGCGCCTCTCGGTGACGCGCGTGCCGTTCCCGTACGTCACCGGCGATCGTGTGGCGGTCTCGGCGGTCCTGCATCCACCCGCCGGACCGGCGATGCCCGGCGCCTTCGACTTCCAGCGCTTCGCCTGGTTCCAGCGACTGGGCGCCGTGGGCTACGCAACGGGCACGCCGGCGCTGATCGAACGCGGCCAGCCAACCGGCGCCACCATGCGCATCGACGAGATGCGTCGCGCGCTCACTGAGCGCATCACCGCGGCGCTGCCCGGCGACACCGGCGCCTACGCCGCCGCCATCCTCACCGGGGACCGCAACGGCCTGTCGAAGGAAGCGCAGTGGGCGCTGCGCGATTCCGGCCTGGCCCACATCATCGCGATCTCGGGTCTGCACATGGCCTTCGCGGCCGGGCTGATGCTGGGACTGGTGCGCTATGGTCTCGCGCTCGTGCCCGGCATCGCGCTGCGCTACCCGGTGAAGAAGATCGCCGCCGTTGCGGCGTTGCTGGGCGGCGCGTTCTACCTGGTGCTCGCGGGCGCGCCGGTGCCGGCGCAGCGTGCCTTCGGCATGCTGGCCATCGTGCTCATCGGCGTGCTCGCCGATCGGACGGGCCTGACCTTGCGGCTGGTCTGCTGGGCGGCCGCGGTGATCCTGCTGATCCAGCCCGAGAGCCTCGCTGGCGCGAGCTTCCAGCTTTCCTTCGCCGCGGTGGTGGCACTGGTCGCGGCGTGGGAGGTCGCGCGGCTGTGGCGCGCGCGCCGTCATGCCGAAGGTGTCGATCGGGCCGGCGGCATGCGCCAGCGCGTCGGCCGCTATCTTGCCGACAGCGTCATGACAACGCTCGTGGCCTCGCTCGCGACGGCGGGTTTCGCCGTCTACCACTTCAACCGGCTGAGCCTGGTCGGCATCGTCGCCAACCTGCTGGTCGTGCCGCTGACCGGGATCTGGGTGATGCCCTGGGGCCTGCTGGCGATGCTGCTGGCGCCACTCGGCCTGGAGTGGCTGGCCCTGGTGCCGATGGGCTGGGGCATCGAGTTGACGCACGACATCGCGCGCTGGGCCTCGGCGCTGCCCGGCGCGGCGTCGCTGGCGCCGTCCATGCCGGGCGCATCGCTCTGGCTGCTCACCCTGGGCGGGCTGTGGCTCTGCTTCTGGCGCACCCGCTGGCGCTGGTTCGGCCTGCTCGGCGTGGCGCTGGCCTTCGCCGTCATGCCGCTGCAACGGGCGCCCGACCTGATGATCAGCGGCGACGCCCGCGCCCTTGCGGTCCGCACCGAGCGCGGCCTCGTGCTCTACAGCACGCGCGGCGAGCGCATCGCCGGCGAGACCTGGGCGCGACGCACCGGCGAGAGCAGCGCGGAGCGCTGGCCGGATGGCGGCAGCAGCACCGATGGCAGTCTGCGGTGCAGCGGCGGATTGTGCGTGCTCGAGCGCGGGGACGCCGATATCCGGCTCGTCATGCGCCCGCAAGCGCTGCCCAACGCCTGTGCCGGCGCGACGCCGGTCGTCTCGGTCGTGCCGCTGCGCAACCAGTGCCGCGCCGCGGCGTGGACGATCGATCGCTTCGACCTGTGGCGCCACGGCGCGCACGCGGTATGGCTGGGCGAGAAGGGGCGGCCGGCGCGGATCGAGACCACGCGCCAGGCGCGCGGCGACCGGCCCTGGGTGCCCAGGGCCGATCGGCGAGCTCAGTAGCGCCGGTAGATGCCGACCAGGCGGCCCTGCACCTTCACCCGGTCGGGGCCGAAGATGCGCGTCTCGTAGGTCGCATTGGCCGGCTCGAGGGCCACCGAGGCCCCCTTGCGGCGGATGCGCTTGAGCGTTGCCTCCTGCTCGTCGACCAGGGCGACGACGATGCTGCCGTTCTCGGCGGTGTCGGCCTGGCGGATCACCGCGAAATCGCCGTCGAGGATGCCGGCCTCGACCATGGAATCGCCCTCGACCTCGAGACAGTAGTGCGTGCCCTGGCCGAGCAGCGAGGTCGGCACGTCGATGGTGCTGGTGTTGTCGCGCAGCGCCTCGATCGGCGTGCCGGCGGCGATCCGGCCGTAGAGCGGCAGCGACAGGGCGCTGGCGGCGTTGGCCGGCGTCACCGCACCCTGGAAGCTGGGGCGGAAATCGCCCTTGATGACCTGCGGCGTGAAGCCGGCGGCGGGCTCGCGCAGGCCCGGCGTGCTCATCGCCGCCCGGCTGCCGGCGACCGCGGCCGCGTCGGGAAGCTGCAGGACCTGCAGCGCGCGGGCACGGTGCGGCAGGCGGCGCAGGAAGCCGCGCTCCTCCAGCCCGGTGATCAGGCGATGGATGCCGGATTTCGACTTCAGCTTCAGCGCTTCCTTCATCTCGTCGAACGACGGCGAGACGCCGCCGGTGCTGAGGCGCTGATTGATGAAGACCAGGAGTTCATATTGTTTTCGGGTGAGCATCACCGTCTCCCGCTGGCATACACTACATCTAGAACAAAACGCGAAACCACCCGCGTGTTCTAGTTTAGTTCGCGCTTTACGTCAAGTTGCTGCCAGACAAGTCGCTCAGAAGGCGCCCCCCATTGTCCCAAAATCCACAACCCTGACGGACTCGCCGGCGCGCCGCGCGGGGTCATGCGCGGGTCGCACGATGAAGCCGTCGCAGCGCGCC is part of the Alphaproteobacteria bacterium genome and harbors:
- a CDS encoding ComEC family competence protein; the encoded protein is MSLAATPQPGVAATGHGPAARFVLAVAERLGAERERWALWTPVALGLGIAVYFELPSEPPLWLGVAVTMVGLLLCAARSAAPALLAIGVTLAAGGLGFAAATWRTHSVAAPVLARAYFGAVEGRVVEIGMLPEGRRVLLDQVVLRGVKRTATPQRVRLSVTRVPFPYVTGDRVAVSAVLHPPAGPAMPGAFDFQRFAWFQRLGAVGYATGTPALIERGQPTGATMRIDEMRRALTERITAALPGDTGAYAAAILTGDRNGLSKEAQWALRDSGLAHIIAISGLHMAFAAGLMLGLVRYGLALVPGIALRYPVKKIAAVAALLGGAFYLVLAGAPVPAQRAFGMLAIVLIGVLADRTGLTLRLVCWAAAVILLIQPESLAGASFQLSFAAVVALVAAWEVARLWRARRHAEGVDRAGGMRQRVGRYLADSVMTTLVASLATAGFAVYHFNRLSLVGIVANLLVVPLTGIWVMPWGLLAMLLAPLGLEWLALVPMGWGIELTHDIARWASALPGAASLAPSMPGASLWLLTLGGLWLCFWRTRWRWFGLLGVALAFAVMPLQRAPDLMISGDARALAVRTERGLVLYSTRGERIAGETWARRTGESSAERWPDGGSSTDGSLRCSGGLCVLERGDADIRLVMRPQALPNACAGATPVVSVVPLRNQCRAAAWTIDRFDLWRHGAHAVWLGEKGRPARIETTRQARGDRPWVPRADRRAQ
- the lexA gene encoding transcriptional repressor LexA, encoding MLTRKQYELLVFINQRLSTGGVSPSFDEMKEALKLKSKSGIHRLITGLEERGFLRRLPHRARALQVLQLPDAAAVAGSRAAMSTPGLREPAAGFTPQVIKGDFRPSFQGAVTPANAASALSLPLYGRIAAGTPIEALRDNTSTIDVPTSLLGQGTHYCLEVEGDSMVEAGILDGDFAVIRQADTAENGSIVVALVDEQEATLKRIRRKGASVALEPANATYETRIFGPDRVKVQGRLVGIYRRY